The genomic stretch CAATCGTGTCAAAGAGGCTATTTCGACTTTTGAGTGTATGAGCCAATATGGTTGTCCTAGGGACATTGTGGCCTTGAATTCTCTTCTGAGTGCAATTTGCAGAGATGGCAAGACCGCTGATGCCGTTGAGTTTTTGCGTGTTGCCAAGGTTGAGATTAGGCCGGACCCTGACACCTATGCCATTTTGTTGGAGGGTTTCGAAAATGAAGGCAACGTGGATTGTGCTAGGCAGGTCTTTTCTGAGATGGTGATTGAAATTGGTTGGGACCCCAACAATGTTCCAGCTTATGATTCATTCTTGAATACTTTGCTTAAGGGACCTGACGGGATCCGTGAGGCAGTGAAGGTCTTTGAGACCTTAAAAAATAGGAGGTGTTGTCCGGGGATCAGTTTTTTCAGGCTTGCACTGGATGAGTGTGTCAAGAAGTGCGATTCTAGGGGAGCAGACACTCTCTGGCAGGCAATGGTAGGGAGAATTGGATGCCAACCTGATACGAGTATGTATAATTTGGTGATTTCTTTACATTGTCGTGATGGCAATGGTGATTTAGCACGAAGGATGTTCGATGAGATGGTGTACAAGGGGGCATTCCCGAATGCACAAACATATAACATGGTTTTTAAGCTTTTAATCAAGGATAGGAAGTTAAGGGAGGCTTCGGCATTGTTTACAGAGATGgttaaaaatgagtgtgttCCAGAGCTTGCTAATTGTGACATAGCAGTAAGGATTTTCCTGGATTTTGGGGACCCTTACTTTGCTATAAAAGTTTGGAAGTGCATGATAGAGAATTACCATTCTGGCTTGGAGGATACAGGGAATTTGTTGGTTGTAGGGCTCCGCGATTTGAATAGGATCCCAGAAGCTGTTAAGTACGCGGAGGATATGATTGCAAGAGGAATGAAGTTGGACTTTTCGACATTGTCAAAACTGAAACAGGACCTCTTACGAGCAAGGAAGGAATACGTGTACGATGAGCTTTTGAGAAAGTGGAAAGCTCGACAGGTAGGTTCGAAATACTTAGAATCATAAATGTT from Pyrus communis chromosome 7, drPyrComm1.1, whole genome shotgun sequence encodes the following:
- the LOC137740228 gene encoding pentatricopeptide repeat-containing protein At1g77360, mitochondrial-like; the encoded protein is MTRTSKKRRHGYPPPNNPSSANPIHHKRQPAKKLHSSSTPTHRIPNSPTPIHKTLNSSAVALLPANPRTQTLVANRPTFASYLDTPNLPPKIGLLCEILAKTHTPSVEERLEETGVRVTQEDVEEVLKLSYGFPGPSVKFFRWAGRQLNDFHSPYAWNLVVDLLGKNCFFDAMWDAISAMAKERLLSLATFASVFSSYVVANRVKEAISTFECMSQYGCPRDIVALNSLLSAICRDGKTADAVEFLRVAKVEIRPDPDTYAILLEGFENEGNVDCARQVFSEMVIEIGWDPNNVPAYDSFLNTLLKGPDGIREAVKVFETLKNRRCCPGISFFRLALDECVKKCDSRGADTLWQAMVGRIGCQPDTSMYNLVISLHCRDGNGDLARRMFDEMVYKGAFPNAQTYNMVFKLLIKDRKLREASALFTEMVKNECVPELANCDIAVRIFLDFGDPYFAIKVWKCMIENYHSGLEDTGNLLVVGLRDLNRIPEAVKYAEDMIARGMKLDFSTLSKLKQDLLRARKEYVYDELLRKWKARQVGSKYLES